CGATGCTCGATTCGAAAGCCCGACTCGCCCGCCAGTACCACGCTGTCAACACACTGCTCGATGCGGGTCTCGAACCGACACAAATCGTCGCACTCACCCGGAATGACATCGCGTTCGACGACGCAGCCGAACGAGCAGCGATTTCAGTCGCTGACGGACTCACCATCTACGCCCCTCTCGCGCCGCTCGCAGAGTACGTCGAGAAAGCCCGCGAAACGGGCGTTCTGTCCGCTCCCGACGAGCGTCTGTTCGTCACCGCTGACGGAGAACCGATCGCACCCGAGGCGTTCGATCGGGTCCACCACCGTACCCGAGCAGCCAAGACGAACATGGCGGGACAAGGAGCAGTCTGTGATGCGCTGCACAACGCACGATACGGGGAAAGTGAGTGAAACAGGAGTGCGGAGACGAACAGCTGCACGCCGTAGATATATCAGACCCACAACTGTTAGATAATATTCAGATTTGTGTATCCCCGAACAAGTTCACTTCCACTTGATCGAGCAGCCACGCGCTGGCCGGAACTCCTGTTCGACGGTTTCTCCCGCGAGGACTGTGTCGATAATGGCGCGCATCTCGAATCCCGGTTCGCCCGACGGTTCGTCATCGGGATTCGCCGCGTCATCGAGTCGGCCGTGATAGGCGAGCCGGAAGGCATCATCCTCGTTCGAGAACAAGAACGGATCGGGGGTACACGCCGCATCGTACGCACGAGCAACGTCTTGGCTCTCATCGCGGAGATACGCATCGTACTCGATGACATCGTCTGCGAGTTCGGCCATTCGTTCGAACGAGTCCTCCGGATACGTTGTTGCGTCGTTCGAGTTGATTCCGACGACTGCGACCGCTTCGTAATCAGAGGCAATTCCGTTCAGTG
The nucleotide sequence above comes from Halocatena marina. Encoded proteins:
- a CDS encoding thioredoxin family protein — translated: MALEKSTQELEQGDVAPDFDLPGTDGEQYSLADFREYDAVLVVFTCNHCPYAKAKIDALNGIASDYEAVAVVGINSNDATTYPEDSFERMAELADDVIEYDAYLRDESQDVARAYDAACTPDPFLFSNEDDAFRLAYHGRLDDAANPDDEPSGEPGFEMRAIIDTVLAGETVEQEFRPARGCSIKWK
- a CDS encoding iron-sulfur cluster assembly protein, translated to MSQSVSSGERAVLDRLDRVTDPELDRSIVELDYIDELRVDSSVFVQFKLPTAWCSPAFAWMMATDIREEVQEVSDVDRVTVKLVDHMHAAEITRGVNEERPFEAVFEDATEGVEAARAMLDSKARLARQYHAVNTLLDAGLEPTQIVALTRNDIAFDDAAERAAISVADGLTIYAPLAPLAEYVEKARETGVLSAPDERLFVTADGEPIAPEAFDRVHHRTRAAKTNMAGQGAVCDALHNARYGESE